ATCACTCCCACGATTCCCAGCGTGATCCACCAGTTGGGACGATCACTGAATGGATGAGTATTTGTCGTGATATACTCGCCACAAATCGGGCAGGAAACGGCGTCTTCATATATCTCTGCCCCACAATTTGAACAGGCAACCGTCTCATTTACATCATCGTCATCGAATTCTGACTCGTCCCACTGCTCCTCGTCACCATAACCCCAGTCTTCATCCATCTCTGTCTTCTTTCAGAAAAACTTTCTGTGATTTAATTAGTATTTCTTTGAAACTCACTGACTATGACGGGGGTTCCGGGACGCATCAAGGATTATTAAACTAATCATACAACAGTTTTGTGAATATTTCATTTTTTACCGTGAGATTGGACCTCTTTTCGGTATTCAACAACAGGTTGTTTACTACATTGAGTGATGTTGAATCACGCGGTTTATCTCACCTGCGTTCCCTCACATCGGCGTTTCTTAATATCAATTTCCTATTATGAATGCCTGACTGCCTACCACCACAATTTGCCACTCCAGCGGTGGTACACATTGAAATCATTTACTAATTCTTATTTTACCTATTGGAGAGTCTTGATGCAGTTTTACCAGTTAAAACCGGGCCGGAGGCGCGGCTTTACTTTGATCGAACTACTCGTTGTGATCGCCATTATTGCGATCTTGATCGCCTTGTTACTTCCAGCCGTACAACAGGCCCGGGAAGCGGCCCGGCGCAGCACCTGTAAAAATAACTTGAAGCAAGTGGGAATCGCCCTGCACAATTACCATGAAACCCACCGCTGCTTTCCTCCAGGCTGGGTTCAGCCTTCGAGAGCTTCCACCTGTCAGGCCAATTCATCTTCGAGCACCAGTGGCTGCCTGCCCGGCTGGGGCTGGGGAACGATGTTGCTCCCGTTTATTGAGCAAGCCCCCCTGTACAATGCCTTGAATGTGCGGAGCACGCATCTGGTTGCCGCCCCTTCTGATGAATCTAAAACGACGATTCCGATTTTTCGTTGCCCTTCTGATTCGGGAAGTAAACTGAATTCCGATCGAGGCGGCCATGCAACTTCCAATTACAAAGGCGTATATGGAAGCCGGGGTGCGAATAATGCTGTGAATTCCAATCCGCATAATAGCGCTCCTGGGAATGGTTCTTTCTGGTCGAACAGCAATACGCGACTACGTGACATTACCGATGGTGCCAGCAACACAGTCATGATTGGGGAAACCGCCCGAGGCCGCGTGGGAAGCATCACTTATAACGGAGCCATCTGGGTTGGTTATTACGATAACGGAAAAACCGCCTCCGTCGTCTGGCTCACTGAAAATCATCCCGCTGCTTTGATTAACGGAACACGAGAATGGGCTTTCAGCAGTCGACATACAGGGGGCGCTCACTTCCTGCTGGGTGATGGCGCTGTTCGATTTCTGAGCGAAAATCTCGATGGTACCACTTATGAAAATCTAGGAAAGATCAGCGACGGAAATGTAATCGGCGAGTTCTAATTTCCCAGTGAAATACAAAATAGGAAACATAAAAACTCTCCTCGATCGAAGATTATGATCGGGGAGAGTTTTTTGTTTTGAACTTGATTGATGCCGCTTACAGAATGAATTTACTGAGATCTTCATCCTCAACGATGGCATGCAGTTTTTGCTGCACATACGCGGCATCAATTGTGAGCTTCTTTGTCTTCAGGTCGGGTGCTTCAAAACTGACCTCTTCTAACAGACGCTCTAGAATCGTGTGCAGTCGACGGGCACCGATATTCTGTGTCGTCTGATTCACCTGAAACGCAATTTCGGCCAGCTCTTCCAGTCCGTCTTTTTCGAACTTGACCTTTATCCCTTCCGTTTTCAACAATGCCTGATACTGCATTGTGATCGAACTGGTCGGCTCTGTCAGAATTCTCAGAAAGTCATCGCGGGTCAGCTCCTGCAGTTCCACACGAATCGGAAAACGCCCTTGAAGCTCGGGCATTAAGTCGGAAGGTTTGGTCCGGTGAAAGGCTCCAGCTGCGATAAACAACATATAATCAGTCTTTACCGAACCGCTTCGGGTCTGCACAGTTGTGCCTTCAACGATCGGCAGTAAATCACGCTGCACCCCCTGCCGGCTCACATCACCGCCACGGCTGCCCCCTTCTTCAGACGTACAGATTTTGTCGATTTCATCGACAAAGACAATTCCGCTACGTTCGGCCAGTTCAATTGCTTCCTCCGCAATGGCATCCTTATCCATCAAACCTTCCACTTCCTGCTCCAGAAGTACTTTGCGCGCTTCTGCAACTGTCAGTTTGCGGTTCTTGCTCTGCTGAGGCATGATCCGTTCGAACATGCCTTGCAGATCGACGTCCATCTGGTCCATACCCATATTTGAGAATACTTGAACCGGCGAACTTTTCTGGTCGATGGAGATCTCGACATCCTTGTCTTCCAGATCTCCATTCTTCAGCATTTTGCGAAATTTATCCCGGGTGCGTTCATAGCGTTCCTGGGAATCGTCTTCCTTCGCTTCTTCTGTTGAATCTGTGCGAGAAGGCTCCCATTCTGGACGCGGCACCAACAGATCAAGCAGGCGTTCTTCAACACGAACTTTTGCTTTATCAACCACTTCGACGCGTTTCTTTTCACGGACCAGATTCGTTGCTGAATCGACCAGATCACGAACCATGCTCTCAACATCGCGTCCGTAATAGCCGACTTCCGTATATTTGGTTGCTTCCACTTTGATGAATGGGGCATCAATTAGCTGCGCCAGGCGACGGGTAATTTCCGTCTTGCCGACTCCGGTAGGGCCGATCATCACAATATTCTTAGGAGTAATTTCTTTTCGAAGTTCATCTGGAAGTTGCTGCCAGCGCCAGCGATTCCGCAAGGCAATCGCCACAGCGCGCTTTGCGTCATCCTGACCAACGATATGTTTATCCAGCTCTGCGACAATCTGTCGCGGCGTTAACTCTTGCACTGCAGCTCCTCCACGATGATATTATTATTCGTATAGATATCGATGTCTGATGCGATACCTAAAGATGTTTTTACAATTTCTGCTGCCGACAAATCAGAATGACCGACAAGTGCCCGCGCGGCAGCCGTAGCATAGTTGCCTCCAGAACCGATGCCAATAATGCCGTCTGAGGGAACCACTACATCGCCCTGCCCGGTAATCAGCAGGCTGTGTTCGGTATTGATCACCACGATCAGTGCTTCCAGCTTTCGCAGCACGCGGTCAGTACGCCAGTCACGCGCGAGTTCTGTTGCAGCGCGGGGCATATTTCCGGGATAGTCACGGGCTTTGACTTCAAATCGTTCCAGTAAGGAGAATGCATCTGCCGTCGAACCGGCAAATCCACAGATGACCTGCCCATCGAGAATCTTGCGAATCTTACGTGTATCGCTTTTCATCACAGTATTACCGTGAGTCACCTGTCCATCACCGCCGATGGCAACTTGCCCCTGGTGTCGAACAGTTAATATCGTCGTGGAACGCCATTTCTTTTTGTCTTTTGAACTCATATCTACTTCACATTTCATAAATCAATGCTGATACAAAAACCCGGCAAAGGCCACGCAGAGACACCATAGATCAGAGCCACCGGACATGCAAGGTCACTGAACCTGAATCATAGTCTGCCGCAATTGCGTTTTTCAATCTCTGCAACGCATCGCACAGGCTGATTTCAGACAAAGAGATCGTGATTCTACACTCTCACTGAATATAAGAACGCAGGATTGCTGTATGTGGTTCATCGCGCATCAAAAAACCCTCCATTTTTTCAAAAAGAGGGTTTTGGGATTCAATCGACAATTGTCAGATGGACAAACCCATCAGGCCAGTACGCCGTGTGCCACATGACCGGCAACATCAGTCAGGCGGAAATCCCGTCCCGCGTAGCGATAAGTCAGCTTTTCATGATTCATTCCGAGAATATGCAGCAAGGTGGCATGGAAATCATGAATGTGCATTTTGTCTTTGGCTGCGTAATAGCCAAACTCATCAGTCGCACCATATTGGAAGCCGGCTTTCACGCCGCCCCCAGCCAGCCACATGGTGAACCCTTCCGGGTTATGGTCGCGACCGTTTTTCCCTTGAGCCGTTGGCGTACGACCGAATTCGCCGCCCCAGACGACCAGCGTATCTTTTAATAAGCCACGTTGCTTGAGGTCCTTCAATAAACCGGCGATCGGTTTATCAACTTCTTTCGCATTCTTTCCATGCCCTTCGAGTAAGTTGCTGTGTTGATCCCACTGGACTTTCTGATCACTGTGCGAAACCTGAATGAAGCGAACACCCCGCTCAGCAAAACGGCGTGCCATCAGACATTGCCGACCGAAGTCTGCAGTGACTTCTTCATCCAAGCCGTACATTTTCCGGGTTGCTTC
This window of the Gimesia fumaroli genome carries:
- a CDS encoding zinc ribbon domain-containing protein, with product MDEDWGYGDEEQWDESEFDDDDVNETVACSNCGAEIYEDAVSCPICGEYITTNTHPFSDRPNWWITLGIVGVIATILSLLFLSGGER
- the hslU gene encoding ATP-dependent protease ATPase subunit HslU, giving the protein MQELTPRQIVAELDKHIVGQDDAKRAVAIALRNRWRWQQLPDELRKEITPKNIVMIGPTGVGKTEITRRLAQLIDAPFIKVEATKYTEVGYYGRDVESMVRDLVDSATNLVREKKRVEVVDKAKVRVEERLLDLLVPRPEWEPSRTDSTEEAKEDDSQERYERTRDKFRKMLKNGDLEDKDVEISIDQKSSPVQVFSNMGMDQMDVDLQGMFERIMPQQSKNRKLTVAEARKVLLEQEVEGLMDKDAIAEEAIELAERSGIVFVDEIDKICTSEEGGSRGGDVSRQGVQRDLLPIVEGTTVQTRSGSVKTDYMLFIAAGAFHRTKPSDLMPELQGRFPIRVELQELTRDDFLRILTEPTSSITMQYQALLKTEGIKVKFEKDGLEELAEIAFQVNQTTQNIGARRLHTILERLLEEVSFEAPDLKTKKLTIDAAYVQQKLHAIVEDEDLSKFIL
- a CDS encoding DUF1559 domain-containing protein translates to MQFYQLKPGRRRGFTLIELLVVIAIIAILIALLLPAVQQAREAARRSTCKNNLKQVGIALHNYHETHRCFPPGWVQPSRASTCQANSSSSTSGCLPGWGWGTMLLPFIEQAPLYNALNVRSTHLVAAPSDESKTTIPIFRCPSDSGSKLNSDRGGHATSNYKGVYGSRGANNAVNSNPHNSAPGNGSFWSNSNTRLRDITDGASNTVMIGETARGRVGSITYNGAIWVGYYDNGKTASVVWLTENHPAALINGTREWAFSSRHTGGAHFLLGDGAVRFLSENLDGTTYENLGKISDGNVIGEF
- the hslV gene encoding ATP-dependent protease subunit HslV; protein product: MSSKDKKKWRSTTILTVRHQGQVAIGGDGQVTHGNTVMKSDTRKIRKILDGQVICGFAGSTADAFSLLERFEVKARDYPGNMPRAATELARDWRTDRVLRKLEALIVVINTEHSLLITGQGDVVVPSDGIIGIGSGGNYATAAARALVGHSDLSAAEIVKTSLGIASDIDIYTNNNIIVEELQCKS